A window from Synergistaceae bacterium encodes these proteins:
- a CDS encoding nitroreductase family protein, translated as MDFQNVLNKRYSVRSFASTPVEKEKLDAILEAGRTAPTAGNLQPHRIRVVQKPEELAKIDLCTPCRYRAPLVLIVCYDKNVCWERPFDGERSGQTDASIATTYMMLTAENSGLGSVWVMKFDPAKTVEEFGLPDNLVPAAMLVLGYPAKDAQPSDRHTQRFPMEKLLIP; from the coding sequence ATGGATTTTCAAAACGTCCTGAATAAGCGATATTCTGTGCGAAGTTTCGCGTCCACGCCCGTGGAAAAAGAAAAGCTCGACGCCATTCTGGAGGCGGGCCGAACCGCTCCCACGGCGGGCAACCTGCAGCCCCACCGCATACGCGTCGTTCAAAAACCGGAAGAACTGGCAAAGATCGACCTCTGCACGCCCTGCCGTTACAGAGCGCCCCTGGTTCTGATCGTATGTTACGACAAAAACGTCTGTTGGGAGCGTCCTTTCGACGGAGAACGGAGCGGGCAAACCGACGCCTCCATCGCCACCACGTACATGATGCTCACGGCGGAAAACTCCGGACTGGGGTCGGTGTGGGTGATGAAGTTTGACCCGGCAAAAACGGTGGAGGAGTTCGGTCTTCCCGACAACCTCGTTCCAGCGGCCATGCTGGTTCTGGGATACCCCGCGAAAGACGCGCAACCCTCCGACAGACACACTCAGCGTTTTCCGATGGAGAAGCTGCTCATCCCATAA